A single genomic interval of Granulicella tundricola MP5ACTX9 harbors:
- a CDS encoding tyrosine-protein phosphatase produces the protein MVDIHHHLLWGLDDGAKDFETSVAMAKASAADGVTEIVCTPHANGKFNFDPMVNAAKAAQLQARLDADGIKLKVGLGCDFHLSYDNILEAKENPTKFSVNGLGYLMVEIPDYGVPRGLNETFYELQLVGLTPVLTHPERNPTLQSDLPRLAEWMRGGVLVQVTGDSVTGKMGKDAEKMAHTLLSRRWVHFLATDAHNVSSRPPRLSEARDLVARKYGSEYADSLVETNPRAVFDGTRFEAQAEPLGLYEEFKDTPWWRRILDSVKS, from the coding sequence ATGGTAGACATCCATCATCATCTTCTGTGGGGCCTGGACGACGGCGCCAAGGACTTCGAGACCTCCGTGGCCATGGCCAAGGCCTCAGCCGCCGATGGCGTCACCGAGATCGTCTGCACCCCCCACGCCAACGGCAAGTTCAACTTCGATCCCATGGTGAACGCCGCCAAGGCCGCCCAGCTACAAGCCAGGCTGGACGCAGACGGAATCAAGCTCAAGGTCGGTCTGGGATGCGACTTCCATCTCTCCTACGACAACATCCTCGAGGCCAAGGAAAACCCAACCAAGTTCAGCGTCAACGGCCTCGGCTACCTGATGGTCGAGATCCCGGACTACGGCGTTCCGCGCGGCCTCAACGAGACCTTCTACGAGCTGCAACTGGTCGGACTGACCCCAGTCCTGACCCATCCCGAGCGCAATCCTACGCTGCAGAGCGACCTTCCCCGGCTTGCCGAATGGATGCGCGGCGGCGTCCTGGTGCAGGTCACGGGCGACTCCGTCACCGGCAAGATGGGCAAAGACGCCGAGAAGATGGCCCACACCCTCCTCTCCCGCCGCTGGGTCCACTTCCTCGCCACGGACGCCCACAACGTCAGCTCCCGTCCACCCCGTCTCAGCGAAGCCCGGGACCTGGTCGCACGGAAGTACGGCAGTGAATACGCGGACAGCCTGGTCGAGACCAATCCCCGAGCCGTCTTCGATGGAACTCGCTTTGAAGCTCAGGCGGAGCCGCTTGGCCTCTACGAGGAGTTCAAAGACACCCCCTGGTGGCGGCGCATCCTAGACTCCGTGAAGAGCTAA
- the purQ gene encoding phosphoribosylformylglycinamidine synthase subunit PurQ codes for MKFGVLVFPGSNCDHDTYNVAANVLGAETTMLWHESTDLQGCDVILVPGGFAYGDYLRTGAIASFAPIMQPVKRFADSGGLVLGICNGFQILCESGLLPGALMRNAAQHYLCKQVHLRTETADSPFTHGLKKGQVVRMPVGHMEGNYFCDAETLSQLKKNDRIAFRYASVDGSTEAEHNANGSLENIAGILSEGRNVLGMMPHPDRSSEALLGSADGLSIFKSIAQSMAGVS; via the coding sequence ATGAAATTTGGCGTGCTGGTCTTCCCTGGTTCCAACTGCGATCACGATACCTACAACGTAGCGGCCAACGTCCTCGGCGCTGAGACCACGATGCTCTGGCACGAGTCCACCGACCTCCAGGGCTGCGACGTCATCCTCGTCCCCGGCGGCTTCGCCTATGGCGACTACCTCCGCACTGGCGCCATCGCCAGCTTCGCCCCCATCATGCAGCCGGTCAAGCGCTTCGCCGACTCCGGTGGCCTCGTCCTTGGCATCTGCAATGGCTTCCAGATCCTGTGCGAGTCCGGCCTCCTCCCCGGCGCCCTCATGCGCAACGCCGCCCAGCACTACCTCTGCAAGCAGGTCCACCTCCGCACGGAGACGGCCGACTCCCCCTTCACCCATGGCCTGAAGAAGGGCCAGGTCGTCCGCATGCCGGTGGGTCATATGGAAGGCAACTACTTCTGCGATGCCGAGACGCTCTCTCAACTCAAGAAAAATGACCGCATCGCCTTCCGCTACGCCAGCGTAGACGGCTCAACCGAAGCCGAGCACAACGCCAACGGCTCGCTCGAGAACATCGCCGGCATCCTCAGCGAGGGCCGCAATGTCCTCGGCATGATGCCTCACCCGGACCGCTCCAGCGAAGCACTCCTTGGCTCCGCCGACGGCCTCAGCATCTTCAAGTCCATCGCCCAGTCAATGGCCGGAGTATCCTAG